In Malassezia japonica chromosome 2, complete sequence, one DNA window encodes the following:
- the GRR1 gene encoding SCF ubiquitin ligase complex subunit (BUSCO:EOG09260GOF; COG:S; EggNog:ENOG503NYMA; TransMembrane:1 (o427-448i)), with protein MPGMIPELGVGLHDTSAQSTPPASPTASSGSETMQDEFYDLHNTQEMLSDAADAEAQAPWQPTSSYADLPHEILLHVFRYVMGSQQDLQACLLVCRRWCVCGVQLLWHRPSFHKLSSLFKLIHVMIQPDASFPYASYVRRLNFSLLAGDLDDQLFGRMDLCHRLERLTLAGCSQVTDATLARVLSQTPQLVAVDLSGVVQLTDATLHVLAKHCTRLQGANLSGCKQVTSDGVVQLAQQCRSLRRIKLGTCEDIDGRAFVQLIRCCPILLEADFVGCPRIQDTSVREVWLQPTLLRELKLAHCVALTDRAFPTPALLEDLQRNPPVAELGSAPTLLANPRVFPVCEQLRILDLTNCVHLTDETVRGIVAQAPKLRNLSLAKCAQLTDESVYAISKLGRNLQYLHLAHITHLTDRAIIHLAHHCTRIRYLDLACCVLLTDASVVVLAANLPKLRRIGLVRVANLTDAAIYSLVERYMSLERIHLSYCENISVPAVFWLTQRLSRLTHLSLTGVPAFRHNELQSMCRPPPKEFNQHQRQSFCVYSGRGVGELRRYLARVYSDETLAAQFGALHPDIQRALESSIAQRK; from the exons ATGCCGGGCATGATTCCAGAGCTTGGCGTTGGATTGCACGATACATCTGCGCAGTCTacgccgcctgcgtcgcccaCTGCGAGCTCCGGCTCGGAGACGATGCAGGACGAATTTTACGATCTGCATAATACACAAGAGATGCTTTCTGACGCAGCTGATGctgaggcgcaggcgccgtgGCAGCCAACTTCGTCGTATGCAGACCTCCCTCATGAAATTCTGCTGCATGTGTTCCGATATGTAATGGGATCGCAGCAGGACCTGCAGGCGTGCCTGCTCGTGTGTCGCCGGTGGTGCGTGTGCGGCGTACAGCTGCTGTGGCACCGGCCGTCTTTCCACAAGCTTTCATCGCTGTTTAAGTTGATTCATGTGATGATCCAGCCGGATGCCTCGTTTCCGTACGCGTCGTACGTGCGGCGCCTCAACTTTAGCCTGCTGGCCGGCGATTTGGACGACCAGCTCTTTGGCCGTATGGACCTGTgtcaccgcctcgagcgcctgacGCTTGCTGGATGCTCGCAGGTAACTGATGCGACGCTTGCACGTGTCCTGAGTCagacgccgcagctcgtcgccgtcgacctGAGCGGCGTCGTACAGTTGACGGACGCCACGCTGCATGTGCTCGCCAAGCACTGCACCCGGCTGCAAGGCGCGAATCTGTCGGGGTGCAAGCAGGTTACCTCGGACGGCGttgtgcagctcgcgcagcagtgccgctcgctgcgccgcatcaaGCTGGGGACGTGTGAGGATATCGACGGCCGTGCGTTTGTGCAGCTCATCCGGTGCTGCCCcatcctgctcgaggccgactTTGTGGGCTGCCCCCGCATCCAAGacacgagcgtgcgcgaggtgtGGCTGCAGCCGACGCTCCTTCGTGAGCTGAAGCTCGCGCACTGTGTCGCCCTGACCGACCGTGCGTTTCCCACGCCGGCCCTGCTGGAGGACCTGCAGCGGAATCCCCCGGTGGCCGAGCTGGGCAgtgcgccgacgctgctGGCGAACCCCCGCGTGTTCCCGGTGtgcgagcagctgcgcatcctcgaccTTACCAACTGCGTGCACCTCACCGACGAGACGGTACGTGGCATtgtggcgcaggcgcccaAGCTGCGCAACCTGTCGCTGGCCAAGTGCGCGCAGCTCACCGATGAGAGTGTCTATGCGATTTCCAAACTCGGGCGCAACTTGCAGTACTTGCACTTGGCCCACATTACCCA CTTGACCGACCGTGCGATCATTCACCTGGCGCACCACTGCACCCGCATCCGGTACTTGGACCTTGCGTGCTGTGTGCTGCTGACGGACGCCAGTGTCGTGGTGCTCGCCGCGAACCTGCCcaagctgcggcgcatcgggcTTGTGCGTGTCGCGAACCTGACCGATGCGGCCATCTACAGCCTCGTGGAGCGCTACATgagcctcgagcgcatccacCTGTCCTATTGCGAAAATATCAGCGTGCCGGCCGTATTctggctgacgcagcgtcTGTCGCGACTGACGCACCTGAGTCTGACCGGTGTGCCCGCCTTTCGGCACAACGAGCTGCAGAGCATGTGCCGTCCGCCCCCGAAGGAGTTCAACCAGCACCAGCGCCAGTCATTCTGCGTGTACAGTGGCcggggcgtcggcgagctgcggcgaTACCTTGCACGCGTGTacagcgacgagacgctcgctgcgcagtttggcgcgctgcaccccGATAtccagcgtgcgctggaaAGTAGCATCGCACAGAGGAAGTAG